The Nitrosospira lacus genome window below encodes:
- the cysN gene encoding sulfate adenylyltransferase subunit CysN, which produces MSAVENISFDHAELLRFITAGSVDDGKSTLIGRLLHDSKSIFEDQLSAITHTTRRRGMEGVDLSLLTDGLQAEREQGITIDVAYRYFATPKRKFIIADTPGHEQYTRNMVTGASTANLAIILIDARKGVLTQSRRHAYLASLVGIPHLVVAVNKMDLVGYSREVFEQICEDFAAFAGGLRLNNIAYIPMSALNGDMVVERGEKLGWYKGMALMDLLENVPIDHDINLEDFRFPVQLVCRPQTEEMHDFRGYMGRVESGSISVGDAVKVLPSGLTSHIKEIVTYDGTINHAVAPQSVTLTIEDHLDISRGDMLVKTGGDIPWVTKEFEAMLCWLSEQSLDPRRKYLVKHTTRVVKALVTRIDYRVDINTLNHEVVETLKMNDIGRVALKMHQPLVCDQYQRNHATGSFIVIDEVSNNTVAAGMICPARNLD; this is translated from the coding sequence ATGTCAGCAGTTGAAAATATTTCGTTTGATCACGCCGAGTTGTTACGTTTCATTACCGCCGGCAGTGTGGACGACGGGAAGAGCACGTTGATCGGGCGCTTGCTGCATGATTCGAAATCCATCTTTGAAGATCAATTGAGCGCCATTACTCATACGACTCGCAGGCGCGGCATGGAAGGTGTCGATCTGTCGCTGCTCACCGATGGTTTGCAAGCGGAGCGTGAGCAAGGTATTACCATCGACGTGGCCTATCGTTACTTTGCAACGCCTAAACGCAAGTTTATTATCGCCGACACCCCCGGTCACGAGCAATATACCCGTAACATGGTGACAGGGGCTTCCACTGCCAATCTGGCTATTATCCTGATTGACGCACGCAAAGGGGTGCTCACCCAGTCGCGCCGACATGCGTATCTGGCCAGTCTGGTGGGGATCCCTCATCTGGTGGTGGCAGTCAACAAAATGGATCTGGTGGGCTACTCCCGTGAGGTGTTTGAGCAGATCTGCGAGGATTTCGCCGCGTTTGCCGGCGGGCTCAGGCTGAATAATATTGCGTACATTCCGATGTCCGCCCTGAATGGGGATATGGTGGTGGAGCGCGGAGAAAAACTTGGCTGGTACAAGGGCATGGCGTTGATGGATTTGCTGGAGAACGTTCCCATCGACCATGACATCAATCTCGAGGATTTCCGGTTTCCGGTGCAGTTGGTGTGCCGTCCGCAAACCGAGGAAATGCACGATTTCCGGGGATACATGGGGCGGGTCGAGTCGGGATCCATCAGCGTCGGTGATGCGGTGAAGGTGCTTCCTTCCGGGCTGACTTCGCATATCAAGGAAATCGTGACTTATGATGGTACTATCAATCACGCGGTCGCACCCCAGTCGGTAACATTGACCATTGAAGACCATCTGGATATTTCCCGTGGCGATATGCTGGTAAAAACCGGGGGAGACATTCCTTGGGTGACAAAGGAATTTGAGGCAATGCTGTGTTGGCTGTCAGAGCAAAGCCTCGACCCGCGGCGAAAATATCTCGTCAAGCACACGACACGTGTCGTAAAGGCGCTGGTGACACGTATAGACTATCGCGTGGATATCAATACGCTTAATCATGAGGTGGTGGAAACCTTGAAAATGAATGATATCGGGCGGGTTGCGCTGAAAATGCACCAGCCCCTGGTATGTGATCAGTATCAGCGCAACCATGCCACCGGCAGCTTTATTGTTATTGACGAGGTAAGTAACAACACCGTTGCCGCAGGCATGATCTGCCCGGCAAGGAATTTGGATTAG
- the cysD gene encoding sulfate adenylyltransferase subunit CysD, giving the protein MKSEPAASKRRIARQLGHLDALESEAIHILREVAAECTNPALLFSGGKDSIVLLRLAEKAFRPGRFPFPLLHIDTGHNFPEVIEFRDRRAQQLGERLIVRSMEDSIRQGRVVLRSENQSRNAFQSVTLLDAIAEFRFDACIGGARRDEEKARAKERIFSFRDEFGQWDPKSQRPELWDIYNTRVHPGENIRVFPISNWTELDVWEYIAREELEVPHIYFAHKRDVIRRGSGLLPVSHLVQPQEGEKTENIMVRFRTVGDMSCTCPVESTASSISEIIAETATTRITERGATRMDDQTSDASMELRKKEGYF; this is encoded by the coding sequence ATGAAAAGTGAACCGGCAGCATCCAAACGACGTATTGCGAGACAGTTGGGCCATCTGGATGCGTTGGAAAGTGAAGCTATCCATATCCTGAGGGAAGTGGCGGCCGAATGCACCAATCCGGCATTATTGTTTTCCGGCGGGAAGGATTCCATCGTGTTGTTGCGGTTGGCGGAAAAAGCCTTTCGCCCGGGACGTTTTCCATTTCCACTGCTGCATATCGACACCGGCCATAATTTCCCGGAAGTGATTGAATTCCGCGACCGCCGAGCCCAGCAACTGGGTGAGCGGTTGATTGTGCGCAGTATGGAGGATTCCATCCGCCAGGGGAGAGTAGTGCTTCGGTCTGAAAATCAGAGTCGTAATGCGTTTCAGTCGGTAACACTGCTGGATGCCATCGCCGAATTTCGTTTTGATGCCTGCATCGGTGGCGCGCGCCGTGACGAGGAGAAAGCGCGGGCCAAGGAACGTATATTTTCCTTCCGCGACGAATTCGGTCAATGGGATCCGAAGAGCCAGCGTCCCGAACTGTGGGATATCTACAATACCCGTGTGCATCCGGGAGAAAATATCCGTGTGTTTCCAATCAGCAACTGGACCGAGCTTGATGTCTGGGAATACATTGCCCGCGAGGAACTGGAAGTACCGCATATTTACTTCGCCCACAAGCGTGATGTAATCAGACGCGGGAGTGGTCTTTTGCCGGTTTCCCACCTGGTGCAGCCTCAGGAGGGCGAAAAAACGGAAAATATCATGGTGCGCTTTCGTACAGTGGGAGATATGAGTTGCACCTGTCCGGTGGAGTCCACGGCAAGCAGCATAAGTGAAATCATAGCCGAAACCGCGACCACCCGGATCACCGAACGCGGCGCGACCCGCATGGATGACCAGACTTCGGATGCATCCATGGAGTTGCGAAAAAAAGAAGGGTATTTCTGA
- a CDS encoding phosphoadenylyl-sulfate reductase, giving the protein MSLDQKIADVRILLDKVQTDYAPAVFANSFGAEDMVLTDIIARYYPGIEMFTLDTGRLPEETYSLMREVAERYGIRVPVYFPEPAAVEAYVAQNGPNAFYDSVELRKTCCHIRKVEPLKRALRGKRAWITGLRRDQAPTRKGLAESEFDADNGLQKISPLLDWNLSDVWAYLKQFDVPYNALHDKGYTSIGCAPCTRAITPGEDVRAGRWWWENPEIKECGLHPDKRRKAVATRLAADMVVPGQARDEKKEHDQALTKPRGS; this is encoded by the coding sequence ATGAGCCTGGATCAAAAGATTGCCGACGTGCGCATACTGCTGGATAAGGTGCAGACAGACTATGCTCCGGCCGTTTTCGCCAACAGTTTCGGTGCCGAGGATATGGTGCTGACGGATATCATCGCCCGGTATTATCCCGGCATTGAAATGTTTACACTGGATACCGGCCGCCTGCCGGAAGAAACCTATAGCCTGATGAGAGAAGTGGCGGAGCGCTATGGCATTCGTGTTCCCGTATATTTTCCCGAGCCTGCCGCCGTGGAAGCATACGTTGCGCAGAATGGTCCCAATGCGTTCTATGACAGCGTGGAGTTGCGCAAAACATGTTGTCATATTCGTAAAGTGGAACCACTGAAACGTGCCTTGCGTGGAAAGCGCGCGTGGATCACCGGTCTGCGCCGTGATCAGGCGCCGACCAGAAAGGGTCTGGCTGAATCGGAATTTGATGCTGACAATGGTTTGCAAAAGATCAGTCCGCTGCTGGATTGGAATCTATCCGACGTGTGGGCTTATCTCAAGCAATTCGATGTTCCCTATAACGCGTTGCACGACAAGGGTTACACAAGTATCGGTTGCGCTCCCTGTACGCGTGCCATTACTCCCGGCGAAGATGTCCGTGCCGGACGCTGGTGGTGGGAAAATCCCGAAATCAAGGAGTGCGGTTTGCATCCGGACAAGCGCCGTAAGGCTGTGGCTACCCGTTTGGCAGCGGATATGGTTGTTCCGGGTCAAGCTCGGGACGAAAAGAAAGAGCATGACCAGGCGCTGACAAAGCCTCGTGGTTCGTAA
- a CDS encoding nitrite/sulfite reductase — MSHLNYLANDEEINSFDQALQDYQGLRMDADRFTAARLQMGIYGQRQEGVNMVRIKLPGGRVNGPQLSVIADMLEKYAHHDVVHITTRQDIQMHYVPLEDTPAVLRYLATAGLTTREACGNTIRNVTACPLSGVCPRQHVDVTKHLDGAVQHFLRNPLTQQMPRKFKISFSACESDCAQGMMHDMGIVAVRNGDRFGFKVLAGGGLGHKPHEAIVVEEFVEEKDLLLVMEAVISLHNRYSDRIKRAKARIKFLVDKFGPEGFIEKYREELARTKTALATQDYPKGEWSGGADSEVPGIGAPRHVFAQKQPGYHVFPISVPMGNLSVVQLRGLACIAETYGLHEIRATQDQNMFLPNVPETKIEPLRAALAALGLGEPRAGDDVVACPGTSTCRLGITSSTIVGPKLSGGKHDLKIRVSGCHNGCAQPETGDIGIYGEGKRMHGKLVPHYQMYFGGNGMARGALAIKGPSIPSARVETAVERVKSAYASNREANETFFSWTRRVGKAYFADLLADLGEVKPEELESVLRDHGKDGDFKVLQLGGGECAGVSQVKIGSSFFEAAHERNYRDALKFQRKFEDSVKCAEEIARLIGQGVTELLSGQKYDDLVKQAEELRRVLPTKPRLSRQLAKFAEDFASPVEELSDIRLTEWFSDLDAWTMETAEFCLGFDHQLDLTGALPLKASAKPLPLQQTQSSVTL; from the coding sequence ATGAGTCACTTGAATTACCTTGCCAACGACGAGGAAATAAATTCGTTTGATCAGGCACTGCAGGATTATCAGGGCCTGCGCATGGATGCCGATCGTTTTACCGCCGCCCGTCTGCAAATGGGGATTTACGGGCAGCGGCAGGAAGGCGTCAATATGGTGCGCATCAAGCTTCCCGGAGGGCGCGTAAACGGACCGCAATTGAGCGTGATCGCCGATATGCTGGAAAAATATGCGCATCATGATGTTGTCCATATCACCACGCGTCAGGATATCCAGATGCATTACGTACCGCTCGAGGATACGCCCGCGGTGCTTCGTTACCTGGCCACAGCTGGATTGACGACGCGCGAGGCCTGCGGCAATACAATACGTAACGTCACCGCCTGTCCGCTGTCCGGGGTGTGTCCTCGTCAGCATGTCGACGTCACAAAGCATCTCGACGGGGCGGTTCAGCATTTTTTGCGCAATCCGCTGACCCAGCAAATGCCGCGCAAGTTCAAGATCAGCTTCTCGGCCTGTGAATCCGATTGCGCCCAGGGCATGATGCACGATATGGGAATCGTGGCGGTGCGCAATGGCGACCGTTTCGGTTTCAAGGTTCTGGCCGGAGGGGGCCTCGGACACAAACCGCACGAGGCTATCGTCGTTGAAGAGTTCGTCGAAGAAAAGGATTTGCTGCTTGTGATGGAGGCTGTTATTTCATTGCACAACCGCTATTCCGATCGTATCAAGCGCGCCAAGGCGCGGATCAAGTTTCTGGTCGACAAATTCGGTCCCGAAGGCTTTATCGAAAAGTATCGCGAAGAATTGGCCCGTACTAAAACGGCACTGGCGACCCAGGATTACCCCAAGGGCGAATGGAGCGGTGGCGCCGACAGCGAAGTCCCCGGTATTGGTGCACCGCGTCATGTGTTCGCACAAAAGCAGCCTGGCTATCACGTATTTCCGATCAGTGTGCCGATGGGTAATCTAAGTGTGGTGCAGCTGCGCGGTCTTGCCTGTATTGCCGAGACTTACGGGTTGCATGAAATTCGTGCAACGCAGGATCAGAACATGTTTCTGCCGAATGTGCCGGAAACCAAAATCGAACCGCTGCGAGCTGCCCTGGCTGCGTTGGGTCTGGGGGAACCCCGGGCGGGTGATGATGTGGTGGCTTGTCCCGGTACTTCCACTTGCCGTCTGGGAATAACTTCAAGCACGATCGTCGGGCCTAAACTGAGCGGTGGCAAGCATGATCTGAAAATTCGTGTTTCAGGGTGTCATAACGGCTGTGCACAGCCCGAGACCGGCGACATTGGCATTTATGGGGAAGGCAAGCGCATGCACGGCAAGCTTGTGCCACATTATCAGATGTATTTTGGCGGCAATGGCATGGCGCGCGGAGCGCTGGCGATCAAAGGCCCGTCGATTCCCTCGGCACGTGTGGAGACGGCGGTGGAACGTGTGAAATCGGCTTATGCATCCAATCGCGAGGCGAATGAAACATTCTTCTCCTGGACCAGGCGTGTAGGCAAGGCTTATTTCGCCGATCTGCTCGCGGATCTAGGCGAAGTCAAGCCGGAGGAGTTGGAATCTGTCTTGCGCGATCATGGCAAGGATGGCGATTTCAAGGTGTTGCAACTGGGTGGTGGCGAGTGTGCGGGAGTCAGTCAGGTAAAAATCGGTTCAAGTTTTTTTGAAGCGGCCCATGAGCGGAACTACCGGGATGCGCTGAAGTTCCAGCGAAAATTCGAAGATTCAGTCAAATGTGCGGAGGAGATCGCCCGGTTGATCGGCCAGGGTGTGACGGAGCTGCTCAGTGGCCAGAAGTACGATGATCTGGTCAAGCAGGCGGAGGAGCTGCGTCGCGTATTGCCTACCAAGCCGCGTTTATCCAGGCAATTGGCTAAATTCGCGGAGGATTTCGCGAGCCCGGTCGAGGAATTGAGTGATATTCGACTGACCGAATGGTTTTCCGACTTGGATGCGTGGACGATGGAGACTGCGGAATTCTGCCTTGGTTTCGATCATCAGCTTGACCTGACTGGCGCGCTGCCGCTAAAAGCTTCGGCCAAGCCATTGCCGCTCCAGCAGACACAGTCATCGGTCACGTTATAG
- the cysB gene encoding HTH-type transcriptional regulator CysB, with product MKLQQLRYLCEVANQGLNLSKAAEILHTSQPGISKQIRLLENELEVDIFVRNGKRVVRVTPPGQAILEIAERMLKDAKNLKQIGQEFANEATGSLTIATTHTQARYALPAAIKHFTACYPKVKLILRQGNPTQISELVTSGEADIAIATEAIASFEELVMLPCYQWNRCVIVTPRHPLLKLEKLTLEAIAQYPIITYDFAFTGRSKINQAFDAKGLTPNVVLTAIDADVIKTYVELGLGVGILAQMAFEPKRDKHLRSIDASHLFESSTTRIGISRNSYLRGYVYDFIETFAPHLDHATIIAAMKQHS from the coding sequence ATGAAATTGCAGCAATTGCGCTATTTATGCGAAGTTGCCAATCAGGGCCTGAATTTGTCCAAGGCTGCGGAAATACTGCACACTTCGCAGCCAGGAATCAGCAAACAGATACGTCTCCTGGAAAACGAGCTTGAAGTGGATATCTTCGTACGCAACGGCAAGCGTGTGGTCAGAGTCACGCCACCGGGACAGGCCATCCTGGAAATAGCCGAAAGAATGCTGAAAGACGCAAAAAATCTGAAACAGATCGGCCAGGAATTCGCTAATGAAGCCACCGGCTCTCTCACTATCGCCACAACCCATACCCAGGCGCGATATGCGCTTCCCGCTGCCATCAAGCATTTTACCGCATGTTACCCAAAGGTAAAATTAATTTTGCGCCAAGGCAACCCGACCCAGATATCGGAACTGGTTACCTCGGGAGAGGCGGACATTGCGATCGCCACCGAAGCGATCGCATCGTTTGAGGAACTGGTAATGCTGCCATGCTACCAATGGAATCGTTGCGTCATCGTCACGCCGAGACACCCGCTGCTTAAGCTTGAGAAATTGACGCTGGAGGCTATCGCCCAGTATCCGATCATCACTTACGATTTTGCTTTTACCGGCCGATCGAAGATCAATCAGGCGTTCGATGCAAAAGGTCTGACTCCCAACGTGGTGCTTACCGCCATTGACGCGGATGTCATCAAGACGTATGTGGAATTGGGACTAGGTGTCGGCATCCTGGCCCAGATGGCATTTGAACCAAAGCGTGACAAGCATCTCAGATCCATCGACGCAAGCCATTTGTTCGAGTCCAGCACCACTCGCATCGGCATCAGCCGCAATAGTTACTTGCGAGGCTATGTTTATGATTTTATAGAAACCTTTGCTCCCCACCTTGACCATGCGACAATTATCGCCGCGATGAAGCAGCATTCATGA
- the mutL gene encoding DNA mismatch repair endonuclease MutL, with the protein MNAIKLLPDLLISQISAGEVIGRPASALKELLENSVDAAATEITVQLFQGGIKLIRVADNGTGISRDDLPLALARHATSKINTLEDLQKIASLGFRGEALASIAAVSRLTLTSRGREEKHAWQIQTKDRHLSPPEPAALASGTTVEIHDLYFNIPARRKFLKTEATEYAHCDEIFKWIALSRADIGFTLQHNGTLRRHLRPADPRLRIAAILGDEFAQASVFVDERAADLRLWGASALPNYSRSSRNNQYFFVNGRFVRDKLIAHALREAYRDILHPDRHPAFALFLEMNADGVDVNVHPTKTEVKFHDSRALHQFIFHTINKALASPQLASVASVSPARDQEPRYGSRAVVAPFSTYAQQRIMPLAPQIMPDAASALPGMAAQSQAFYQTLFDTGTGSSIDSMATAIADKKQEVPPLGFALGQLLGIYILSQNDRGLLIVDMHAAHERILYEKLKLALDNHSLSMQPLLIPVTFQADSLDIATVEENSAVLCELGFEISVFSPTMLVVRAVPATLKDADVIKLAHDVISEIREFGASQALTGRRNELLSTMACHGAVRANRMLTIPEMNALLREMEATARSGQCNHGRPTWFEISLADLDKMFMRGR; encoded by the coding sequence ATGAACGCGATCAAGCTTCTTCCCGATCTGCTTATCAGCCAGATCTCGGCCGGCGAGGTGATAGGGCGGCCAGCCTCGGCACTCAAGGAGCTGCTGGAGAATAGCGTGGATGCCGCAGCCACGGAAATAACGGTGCAGCTTTTCCAGGGGGGAATCAAACTAATCCGTGTCGCGGACAACGGGACCGGAATCTCCCGGGATGATCTGCCGCTTGCGCTTGCCCGCCATGCGACCAGCAAGATCAACACATTGGAAGATCTGCAGAAAATAGCGAGCCTGGGCTTTCGTGGCGAAGCATTGGCAAGTATCGCGGCTGTTTCGCGCTTGACATTGACAAGCCGTGGGAGAGAGGAGAAACACGCCTGGCAGATACAAACAAAAGACCGTCATCTGTCACCGCCCGAACCCGCGGCTCTTGCCTCGGGCACCACGGTGGAAATACATGACCTTTATTTCAACATACCGGCACGGCGCAAATTCCTGAAGACCGAGGCTACTGAATACGCTCATTGTGACGAAATATTCAAGTGGATTGCCTTGTCGCGCGCTGACATCGGCTTTACGCTGCAACACAATGGAACCCTGCGCAGGCATCTGCGCCCGGCGGATCCACGGCTTCGCATTGCGGCGATACTGGGAGATGAATTCGCCCAAGCCTCGGTATTCGTCGACGAACGAGCAGCGGACTTGCGGCTGTGGGGTGCATCAGCGTTGCCCAACTACTCACGATCATCGCGCAATAACCAGTATTTTTTTGTCAATGGCCGTTTCGTACGCGACAAACTGATTGCTCATGCGTTACGCGAAGCCTATCGCGATATCCTCCATCCGGATCGGCATCCGGCTTTTGCGCTATTCCTGGAAATGAACGCCGATGGCGTGGATGTGAATGTGCATCCCACTAAAACCGAGGTTAAATTCCACGATTCGCGTGCACTGCACCAATTCATTTTTCATACAATCAACAAAGCGCTGGCATCGCCGCAATTGGCATCCGTAGCCTCTGTATCCCCCGCCCGGGACCAGGAGCCGAGGTACGGAAGCCGGGCGGTCGTTGCCCCATTTTCCACCTACGCACAGCAGCGCATCATGCCGCTTGCGCCGCAGATAATGCCGGATGCGGCATCCGCGCTGCCAGGGATGGCGGCCCAATCACAAGCGTTCTATCAAACCCTGTTCGACACCGGCACGGGATCATCAATTGATTCGATGGCAACTGCGATCGCTGACAAAAAACAGGAGGTCCCGCCCTTGGGATTTGCCTTGGGACAACTACTCGGCATTTATATTCTGTCGCAGAATGACCGCGGCTTATTGATCGTGGACATGCACGCGGCGCACGAGCGGATATTATATGAAAAACTCAAGTTGGCGCTCGACAACCACAGCCTCTCGATGCAGCCTTTGCTTATCCCCGTGACATTTCAGGCGGATAGCCTGGATATCGCGACAGTTGAGGAAAACAGTGCTGTCCTGTGCGAGCTCGGGTTTGAAATCTCGGTGTTTTCCCCCACTATGCTGGTGGTACGGGCTGTACCAGCCACTCTCAAGGACGCCGACGTGATAAAACTCGCGCACGATGTAATAAGCGAGATCCGGGAATTTGGTGCCAGCCAGGCATTGACCGGCAGACGTAACGAACTTCTCTCCACCATGGCCTGCCATGGCGCGGTTCGCGCTAATCGTATGCTGACCATTCCGGAAATGAATGCGCTGTTACGTGAAATGGAAGCGACCGCACGCTCCGGCCAATGCAATCACGGCCGGCCAACGTGGTTTGAGATCAGTCTTGCCGATCTCGATAAAATGTTCATGCGAGGCAGATGA
- a CDS encoding cupin domain-containing protein, with translation MKTGLLGGLSPRIFLRDYWQKKPLLVRNALPGFQGLLAPGDLIDLSCRDDTQSRLITQRNGKWQVGHGPFARRSFSRLPKKKWTLLVQDVNHFLPAARELLLKFNFIPHSRLDDLMVSYAPSGGGVGPHFDSYDVFLLQGMGRRIWQISAQRDKGLVEDAPLKILRDFRREQEWILESGDMLYLPPGYAHNGVAKDDCMTYSIGFRAPAHQELVTQFLIYLQDHAAIKGMYSDPDLTLQPHPGRIGSAMVDQAGTALDKIKWNRMDVELFIGTYLTEPKPYVFFMPPSDPLTEKKFVHEIRENGLQLDLKSRMLYRKKTIFLNGDAYTAGATTRRSLENLADRLILPTAKHFNDEALALCYQWYLYGYIEIAGRPAGIGT, from the coding sequence ATGAAAACCGGGCTCCTGGGAGGTCTTTCGCCAAGAATTTTCCTACGCGATTACTGGCAGAAAAAACCCCTGCTTGTCCGTAACGCCCTGCCTGGCTTTCAGGGATTGCTGGCTCCCGGCGATCTCATTGACCTCTCCTGCCGGGATGATACGCAATCACGGCTGATCACACAGAGGAACGGCAAGTGGCAAGTCGGGCACGGTCCTTTTGCACGCCGGTCTTTTTCGCGTCTTCCGAAGAAAAAATGGACACTGCTGGTACAGGATGTCAATCACTTCCTTCCCGCAGCCCGCGAATTACTGCTTAAATTCAATTTTATCCCCCACTCTCGCCTGGATGACCTCATGGTCAGCTATGCACCCAGCGGGGGCGGGGTCGGCCCTCATTTTGACTCATATGATGTTTTCTTACTGCAGGGGATGGGGCGCAGGATCTGGCAGATATCCGCCCAGCGGGACAAGGGATTGGTTGAGGATGCGCCGCTAAAAATCCTGCGTGATTTCAGAAGGGAACAAGAGTGGATACTGGAATCAGGCGATATGCTGTATCTACCGCCCGGCTACGCGCACAATGGGGTGGCAAAAGACGATTGCATGACCTATTCAATCGGCTTTCGCGCACCGGCTCACCAGGAGCTTGTCACTCAGTTCCTCATTTACCTGCAGGATCATGCCGCGATCAAGGGCATGTATAGTGATCCCGATCTCACCTTGCAGCCGCATCCGGGACGCATTGGTTCGGCCATGGTGGATCAAGCCGGCACGGCACTCGATAAAATCAAATGGAATCGCATGGATGTAGAGCTCTTTATCGGGACCTATCTCACTGAGCCCAAACCCTACGTTTTCTTTATGCCGCCATCGGATCCCCTGACGGAGAAAAAATTTGTTCATGAGATCAGAGAAAATGGATTACAACTGGATCTAAAAAGTCGTATGCTGTACAGAAAGAAAACCATCTTTCTGAACGGGGATGCATATACAGCCGGTGCCACTACGCGGCGATCATTGGAAAACCTCGCTGATCGCCTCATATTGCCGACGGCGAAGCATTTTAACGACGAGGCTCTTGCATTGTGCTACCAATGGTATCTCTATGGTTATATTGAAATAGCAGGCCGACCAGCCGGGATTGGTACATAA